A region of Vitis riparia cultivar Riparia Gloire de Montpellier isolate 1030 chromosome 12, EGFV_Vit.rip_1.0, whole genome shotgun sequence DNA encodes the following proteins:
- the LOC117927221 gene encoding uncharacterized protein LOC117927221 translates to MSVEVLDGATIVSFVEDEEAFNGLIHHHFSNLDTNHDGFLSYAEMLKEFQSLRVFETHFGIDVKRDPDELAHVYDSLFVKFDHDANGAVDLEEFRKETKQMMLAMANGLGFLPVQMVLEEDSFLKKVVEREAMKMDA, encoded by the coding sequence ATGAGTGTGGAAGTGTTGGACGGTGCCACCATTGTCAGCTTTGTGGAAGATGAAGAAGCATTCAATGGTTTGATCCATCACCACTTTTCCAATCTTGACACAAACCATGATGGCTTCCTCTCCTATGCAGAGATGCTGAAAGAGTTTCAGAGTCTGAGGGTCTTTGAAACACACTTCGGTATTGATGTTAAAAGAGATCCAGATGAGCTTGCTCATGTCTACGACTCCCTGTTCGTGAAGTTCGATCATGATGCGAATGGGGCGGTGGATTTGGAGGAGTTCAGGAAGGAGACCAAACAAATGATGCTCGCCATGGCCAACGGGTTGGGGTTCCTGCCTGTTCAGATGGTCCTGGAGGAGGACAGCTTCCTGAAGAAAGTTGTTGAAAGGGAAGCCATGAAAATGGATGCTTGA
- the LOC117926060 gene encoding uncharacterized protein LOC117926060, whose protein sequence is MVHLLVHLPHEAKLAGPVGLRWMYPIERNLATYKSYVRNKAYPEGSIAEAYIVNESLTFCSQYLLGIETKFNRLDRNVDDLNDQSNEFSVFSQRARPFGSYQQLEFSRAEIEKAHWYILNNCKELQSYLCEHMEQLEKETNDNLFQRQKQLFPKWFANHMKILRHQGSPEATDELYSLASGPDRRVSLYHSCVVNGIRFHTKDRDDRHTTQNSGVLVLGDRYEDMIDFYGVLLNVVVLDYIFNNQVVLFKCEWFDTDPNKKRLQDDGVLRCINVDNKWYEEDPYVLASQAQQIFYVNDPKLGSSWKVVQKVLHRHIFDVPEQTTTNDSENDNEDPTIEEAYQENDSTDIVWSVNQDCNVLQYQRADGDSTYIDIENVVDHGRRFENDDLTAFINDQDEEDETLVDYCSEDNENSDEEDHDSDSDSDS, encoded by the exons ATGGTACATTTACTTGTGCATTTACCACATGAGGCAAAACTTGCTGGACCTGTTGGACTTAGATGGATGTATCCTATTGAAAG GAATTTAGCGACTTATAAGAGTTATGTAAGAAATAAGGCTTACCCAGAAGGTTCAATAGCAGAGGCTTATATTGTGAATGAATCATTAACATTTTGTTCTCAATATCTTCTTGGAATTGAGACTAAATTTAATCGACTAGATCGAAATGTTGATGATTTGAATGATCAGTCAAAtgagttttctgttttttctcaAAGAGCTCGCCCATTTGGAAGTTACCAGCAGCTTGAGTTCTCTCGTGCCGAAATAGAGAAAGCTCACTGGTATATCTTGAACAACTGTAAAGAACTACAATCATATTTATG TGAACACATGGAGCAGTTGGAAAAGGAAAccaatgataatttatttcaaagGCAAAAACAGCTATTCCCAAAGTGGTTTGCAAATCAT ATGAAAATATTACGCCATCAAGGATCACCAGAAGCTACTGATGAATTATATTCATTAGCCTCTGGACCTGATCGTAGAGTATCTTTATATCATAGTTGTGTGGTAAATGGAATTCGATTTCACACTAAAGATCGAGATGATCGACACACAACTCAAAATAGTGGTGTTCTTGTATTGGGTGACCGTTATGAGgatatgattgatttttatggtgTGTTGCTGAATGTTGTTGTGTTAGATTATATCTTCAACAACCAAGTTGTTCTATTCAAGTGTGAATGGTTTGATACTGATCCCAATAAAAAGAGATTGCAAGATGATGGTGTCCTTAGGTGCATTAATGTGGATAATAAGTGGTATGAAGAAGATCCTTATGTTCTTGCAAGCCAAGCACAACAAATCTTTTACGTAAATGATCCAAAGTTAGGATCAAGTTGGAAAGTGGTGCAAAAAGTACTTCATAGACACATATTTGATGTCCCAGAGCAAACTACAACAAATGATAGTGAAAATGATAATGAAGATCCAACAATAGAAGAAGCATATCAAGAAAATGATTCAACTGATATTGTTTGGTCAGTAAACCAAGATTGTAATGTTCTACAATATCAAAGGGCAGATGGTGATTCAACCTATATTGATATTGAAAATGTGGTTGATCATGGGAGAAGAtttgaaaatgatgatttaACTGCTTTCATAAATGAccaagatgaagaagatgaaacaCTTGTAGACTATTGCAGTGAGGATaatgaaaatagtgatgaagaAGATCATGATAGTGATAGTGATAGTGATagttag